A region from the Vicia villosa cultivar HV-30 ecotype Madison, WI linkage group LG3, Vvil1.0, whole genome shotgun sequence genome encodes:
- the LOC131659681 gene encoding uncharacterized protein LOC131659681 — protein sequence MDIPIPDQIPYTGEEGGPKLEDIAAALHLPRSEINEVWINKRDYSGIPVDFLYEKAKIFAEALSMDALESVLTLLIYGQVLFHRCDKVIDRAAIKIFLSKNLVPTLLGDLLHSINARVTKRREFEGVQLFDHCGEFPNVPLLGTQGGITYNPVLARHQFGFALKDKPRSIYLSSESFDYGSGTTEKKNRFIKAWYEVKKVGARDLGTRIHTPSDLYFKWIYDRVVEFGIPYPSDTPVVPRITPPEVHVELEPYVPAPNEDLATTVAHLRQEKADLEKRLQEVEAEKAIEDFISPDQIQSWERETDRLVQEKNEMVKAHKEEIRGLKRKLRLEE from the exons ATGGATATACCCATACCTGATCAAATTCCTTacactggtgaggaaggaggtcctaagttagaagacattgctgctgctcTACACCTACCAAGATCAGAAATTAACGAGGTTTGGATCAATAAAAGAGACTATTCTGGAATACCCGTGGATTTCTTGTACGAGAAAGCCAAGATCTTTGCTGAAGCTCTAAGTatggatgccttggaaagtgttctaactctgctgatatatggacaagttctGTTTCACCGTTGCGACAAAGTTATTGATAGGGCTGCTATCAAAATTTTCCTTAGCAAGAATCTtgttcctactctacttggtgatttattgcattccatTAATGCCAGAGTGACAAAGAGACGAG AGTTCGAAGGAGTTCAGTtatttgatcattgtggagagttccctaatgtgcctcttcttggcaCCCAAGGAGGAATTACTTATAATCCTGTACTTGcccgacatcagtttggttttgctttgaaagataagCCTCGCTCCATATATCTTAGCTCGGAAAGTTTCGACTATGGTTCAGGTACAACCGAAAAGAAGAATCgcttcattaaagcttggtacgAAGTAAAAAAGGTAGGTGCAAGAGATTTGGGAACAAGGATCCATACTCCTTCAGATCTTtactttaaatggatttatgaccgagtcgtCGAGTTTGGCATACCATATCCATCTGACACACCTGTTGTTCCAAGGATCACTCCTCCAGAGGTTCACGTAGAATTGgagccttatgtacccgctccGAACGAAGACCTTGCTACCACAGTTGCTCATTTAAGAcaagaaaaggctgatcttgaAAAGCGTCTACAAGAGGTTGAGGCAGAAAAAGCA attgaagatttcaTCTCGCCGGATCAAATACAGTCATGGGAACGAGAGACTGATAGACTTGTTCAAGAGAAGAATGAGATGGTCAAAGCCCATAAAGAAGAAATCAGAGGATTGAAGAGGAAACtccgacttgaagaatga